A single window of Watersipora subatra chromosome 9, tzWatSuba1.1, whole genome shotgun sequence DNA harbors:
- the LOC137404796 gene encoding fumarate hydratase class I, aerobic-like has product MTSHNLASRSAQLMALIICNLNKPMSEILSDLSKHPVKTRLSLTGTLVVARDIAHAKLKERLDNGEGMPDYMLKYPVYYAGPAKTPEDYACGSFGPTTAGRIDSCVEEFQAGGSGRFMLAKGYRKKAVKFVCKTDGGFYLGSIGGTAAVLAQNNIKKVEMLEYPELGYVSERHDAHGSFFIRALVEVFYKHSCHRDVKRLFEEQITKKVRAKSIDVNNRYPRISRQQPNLDVFTN; this is encoded by the exons ATGACATCACACAATCTGGCTTCACGGTCTGCACagctcatggctcttattata TGCAACCTAAACAAGCCCATGTCTGAGATACTCTCTGATCTGAGCAAACATCCTGTCAAGACCAGGTTGAGTTTAACAGGAACTTTAGTGGTAGCCCGAGATATTGCTCATGCCAAGCTTAAGGAGAGGTTAGACAATGGAGAGGGCATGCCTGATTATATGCTGAAGTACCCAGTCTATTATGCAGGACCTGCTAAGACACCAGAG GATTATGCCTGTGGCTCATTCGGGCCAACAACAGCTGGGCGAATTGACTCATGCGTTGAAGAATTTCAGGCTGGCGGTAGTGGCAGGTTCATGCTTGCTAAAGGATACAGGAAAAAGGCT GTAAAGTTTGTCTGTAAGACAGATGGAGGATTCTATTTAGGGTCAATAGGAGGCACTGCAGCAGTCTTGGCTCAGAACAACATTAAGAAGGTAGAGATGCTGGAATATCCAGAACTCG GTTATGTCTCTGAAAGACATGATGCTCATGGTTCCTTCTTTATAAGAGCCCTTGTTGAAGTTTTCTACAAACACAGCTGTCATCGGGATGTGAAGAGGCTGTTTGAGGAGCAG ATAACAAAGAAGGTCAGAGCAAAAAGCATAGACGTTAACAACAGATATCCAAGAATAAGCAGACAGCAGCCCAACCTTGATGTGTTTACCAACTGA
- the LOC137404795 gene encoding clumping factor A-like has product MGAFTVLITHDNLSQSTKLPSGLDIQCATDTQCTSDTQCSSDAQCSSDTHSTRDTQCTTDTQCSSDTQCTTDTQCTSDTQCTTDTQCTSDTQCSSDAQCSSDTHSTSDIQCTTDTQCSSDTQCTTDTQCTSDTQCISDTLCTTDTQCTTDTQCSSDAQCSSDTHSTSDIQCTTDTQCSSDTQCTTDTQCTSDTQCISDTLCTTDTQCTTDTQCSSDTLSTSDTHSTSGTLSTYVLTKYFNYQK; this is encoded by the exons ATGGGAGCGTTTACTGTACTGAtaactcatgacaatctctcacagagCACAAAACTACCAAGTGGACTC GACATCCAGTGCGCTACtgacacccagtgtactagtgacacccagtgtaGTAGTGACGCCCAGTGTAGCAGTGACACCCATTCTACTAGAGACACCCAGTGTACTACTGACACCCAGTGTAGTAGTGACACCCAGTGCACTACtgacacccagtgtactagtgacacccagtgCACTACtgacacccagtgtactagtgacacccagtgtaGTAGTGACGCCCAGTGTAGTAGTGACACCCACTCTACTAGTGACATCCAGTGTACTACTGACACCCAGTGTAGtagtgacacccagtgtactactgacacccagtgtactagtgacacccagtgtatTAGTGACACCCTGTGCACTACTGACACCCAGTGTACTACTGACACCCAGTGTAGTAGTGACGCCCAGTGTAGTAGTGACACCCACTCTACTAGTGACATCCAGTGTACTACTGACACCCAGTGTAGtagtgacacccagtgtactactgacacccagtgtactagtgacacccagtgtatTAGTGACACCCTGTGCACTACTGACACCCAGTGTACTACTGACACCCAGTGTAGTAGTGACACCTTGTCTACTAGCGACACCCACTCTACTAGCGGCACCCTAAGTACTTATGTActaactaaatattttaattatcaaAAGTGA